A part of Lacibacter sp. H407 genomic DNA contains:
- a CDS encoding RluA family pseudouridine synthase codes for MARTEMKNKVEIIAETDHWIALNKPSGLLSIPDRMQSEPSLKDWLNEKYGKVWIVHRLDKFTSGLIVFAKDEETHKLLSKQFEDRTVEKFYLGLVNGILMNKEGSVDAPIMEHSVKKGTYVINTKGKASLTDYKVLEEHGQYSWLQFQIHTGRTHQIRVHMKHIGHPIVCDDVYGSIAPILLSSIKRKKFKLAKAEDEERPLLNRLALHAWKLSFGDTNGTRVELEAPVSKDLKALLQQFEKWIK; via the coding sequence ATGGCAAGAACAGAGATGAAGAATAAAGTGGAGATCATTGCCGAAACGGATCATTGGATCGCACTGAACAAACCATCGGGTTTATTGTCGATACCTGATCGTATGCAAAGCGAACCATCGTTGAAAGATTGGTTGAATGAAAAATACGGGAAAGTATGGATCGTTCACCGGTTAGATAAATTCACAAGCGGTTTGATCGTATTTGCAAAAGATGAAGAAACGCATAAACTTCTCTCGAAGCAATTTGAAGACCGTACGGTTGAAAAATTTTATCTGGGATTGGTGAATGGCATTTTAATGAATAAGGAAGGAAGTGTGGATGCGCCTATTATGGAACACTCTGTAAAAAAAGGCACCTACGTTATCAATACAAAAGGCAAAGCTTCGCTTACCGATTACAAAGTATTGGAAGAACATGGACAATACTCCTGGCTGCAGTTTCAAATTCATACCGGGCGTACGCACCAGATACGTGTACACATGAAACATATCGGTCATCCAATTGTGTGCGATGATGTATATGGAAGTATTGCACCCATTTTACTTTCTTCCATCAAACGGAAAAAATTCAAATTAGCAAAAGCAGAAGATGAAGAGCGACCGTTGCTCAACCGCCTTGCTTTACATGCGTGGAAGCTTTCGTTTGGAGATACCAATGGCACAAGGGTTGAATTAGAAGCGCCGGTATCAAAAGATCTGAAAGCCTTGTTGCAACAATTTGAGAAA
- a CDS encoding pseudouridine synthase codes for MAKSSFGNFQSQKTNAQKKEEFRQEKKKARTEKNEYFAKKKAEENSYRAQDTRIKKKDAPAAAKAQTPAQPVTFKRENTTGEMPLNKYLAHCDVCSRREAAEVIKKGTVVVNGTVITEPGHKVTDKDEVKVNGKKITIQKELIYILLNKPKDYITTSEDPQGRRTIMDLMRGVSTQRIYPVGRLDRNTTGVILLTNDGELTQKLSHPSYQVKKVYEVTLDKNLEKRDFEKLLSGVTLEDGFIAPDALGYADPKNKKIIGIEIHSGRNRIVRRMFESLGYDVKGLDRVLFGNLTKKNVDRGKWRYLNEKEVRLLKFLNKSFVKKKEEKNGKNRDEE; via the coding sequence ATGGCAAAAAGCAGCTTCGGCAATTTTCAAAGTCAGAAAACCAACGCACAAAAGAAAGAAGAGTTCCGTCAGGAAAAGAAAAAGGCAAGAACCGAAAAGAACGAATATTTTGCCAAAAAGAAAGCAGAAGAAAACAGCTATCGGGCACAGGACACACGCATAAAGAAAAAAGATGCACCTGCTGCTGCCAAAGCACAAACTCCCGCACAACCGGTTACATTCAAACGTGAAAATACAACTGGCGAAATGCCATTGAATAAATACCTCGCACATTGCGATGTATGCAGCCGTAGAGAAGCTGCCGAAGTGATCAAGAAAGGAACGGTTGTAGTAAACGGAACGGTGATCACCGAACCCGGTCATAAAGTAACTGATAAAGATGAGGTGAAAGTAAACGGCAAAAAGATCACTATTCAAAAAGAGCTGATCTATATTCTGCTCAATAAACCGAAAGATTATATTACTACATCAGAAGATCCGCAGGGAAGAAGAACCATTATGGATCTGATGAGAGGAGTGTCTACACAACGCATCTATCCGGTTGGCCGTTTAGACAGAAATACAACTGGTGTAATTTTATTGACCAATGATGGCGAACTCACCCAAAAACTATCGCACCCAAGCTACCAGGTAAAGAAAGTGTACGAGGTAACATTGGACAAAAATCTGGAGAAACGTGATTTTGAAAAATTATTAAGTGGTGTTACACTGGAAGATGGATTTATTGCGCCGGATGCTCTAGGCTATGCTGATCCAAAAAATAAAAAAATAATTGGTATTGAAATTCATAGTGGACGTAACCGCATCGTACGCCGTATGTTTGAATCGCTTGGTTATGATGTGAAGGGACTGGATCGTGTTCTGTTCGGCAATCTTACAAAGAAAAATGTGGACCGTGGCAAATGGCGCTACCTCAACGAAAAAGAAGTGCGTTTGCTGAAGTTCCTCAATAAGTCGTTTGTAAAAAAGAAAGAAGAAAAAAATGGCAAGAACAGAGATGAAGAATAA
- a CDS encoding T9SS type A sorting domain-containing protein: protein MRKTAYLTFAAILVLVSSLLIYHFTKTEVHNDKQSISLIVDREEEKEEGGYKKRLYEWKMLHDPATGEIPKDIRIKEAEFLAAIKSQQSGIGFRQTINNSYTAAGPSQNGGRTRAIAYDIRNNNVVLAAGVSGGIFRSTDGGATWNYVHPAVSLANINNVRNVSCLAQDPRPGFQDTWYAGTGELLGSSPSYPNSFVFGDGIYKSTNNGLSWSKLPVTSGGYPFNFIFNMKVAPNGFLYVAALNYILLTNDGGTTWFYALRTVSNQNTEGMITDIAISNDGSRYYASFSGINSRRDTVGVWTSTTGTSGWSRIAGGVNGQPDSVAGWKAYNSNLNNGTGWGRTILTVAPSNPNILYVMYQNSLSAGSAQSEADLFRADLTSFPTVNWTANRGPNLTATRIRPPIVGGGSVTTYMETQEGYNMLLAVHPTNPNLVVAGGVNLYKSTDAFATQGSFIGGLTSTTYTDPDLTSHVDFHSFAFHPGTPNRFVTGHDGGLSVTNDITAGTISWSNLNGQYQTLQYYHVAIDPTPGSLTFAGGAQDNSTTYRDSKSLLSGSPLPAPTEANDHYVVIGGDGGSVGLSASTTTQYLYASVQEGALYRLFANGLGSTQSSSIAPSGSPGSEFITYFHHDPDNTNTIYYAGLNTLWRTTSATTASAAGGWTQMTGVSNLVGVGNSIFALATSRGTYASNSSYLFIGTDNGKIYRLQNPKDGAASTTPVDISPLSFLGMTNESLVRDIAVNPRNPDTVLAVVSNYGVVSAFWTGNALSASPTWEVAEGNISLPSFRSCAIVATATGVEYYVGTSIGLFSTTTINGSASPVWALEGSAVLQGAIVNDLALRPADNTLLVGTHGNGMFYSVIGNVATSVPDVITNDKRFITSVFPTIASNNIYFRKGNLTGIQTINIRITSTNGQVVAQQRQSYQNGSLSTRQLASGNYVLEIWSDDRKYKHVQQFVKSK from the coding sequence ATGCGTAAAACAGCCTACCTGACTTTTGCAGCAATTTTGGTTCTTGTTTCGAGCCTGTTGATTTATCATTTTACAAAAACTGAGGTTCATAACGATAAGCAGTCAATAAGTCTTATTGTTGATCGTGAAGAAGAAAAAGAAGAGGGGGGCTATAAAAAACGATTGTATGAATGGAAAATGCTACATGACCCTGCTACCGGTGAAATACCAAAAGATATCCGTATCAAGGAAGCGGAATTCTTAGCTGCTATCAAAAGCCAACAAAGCGGCATCGGTTTCCGGCAAACAATTAACAATAGTTATACCGCTGCCGGCCCTTCACAAAACGGAGGGCGCACAAGAGCGATCGCCTATGATATACGTAATAACAACGTGGTACTCGCCGCCGGAGTTTCAGGTGGAATTTTTCGTTCAACAGATGGAGGAGCAACATGGAATTATGTACACCCGGCAGTTAGCCTCGCTAATATCAATAATGTAAGAAATGTCAGTTGTCTTGCGCAAGATCCACGACCGGGTTTTCAGGATACATGGTATGCGGGAACAGGTGAACTTCTCGGCTCGTCCCCATCATATCCAAATTCGTTTGTATTTGGTGATGGCATTTATAAATCAACCAACAATGGTCTATCGTGGAGTAAGCTGCCTGTAACATCGGGAGGATACCCTTTCAATTTCATTTTCAACATGAAAGTTGCCCCTAATGGATTCCTGTACGTAGCTGCACTCAATTATATTTTACTCACCAACGATGGTGGAACAACTTGGTTCTATGCCCTTCGCACTGTATCCAATCAGAATACAGAAGGAATGATCACCGACATCGCAATTTCGAATGACGGAAGCCGCTACTATGCAAGTTTTTCAGGTATTAATTCCAGACGTGATACCGTTGGTGTTTGGACCTCAACCACAGGAACAAGTGGTTGGTCAAGAATTGCAGGTGGTGTTAATGGACAGCCGGATTCAGTTGCTGGTTGGAAGGCTTATAACAGTAATCTAAATAATGGAACAGGTTGGGGAAGAACAATTTTAACTGTTGCTCCAAGCAATCCCAATATTTTATATGTAATGTATCAAAATTCGTTAAGTGCCGGTTCGGCTCAATCTGAAGCAGATCTGTTCCGGGCGGATTTAACTTCGTTCCCGACAGTTAATTGGACAGCCAACAGAGGGCCCAATTTAACGGCAACCAGAATACGTCCGCCAATAGTGGGAGGAGGGTCGGTTACAACATATATGGAAACACAAGAAGGTTACAATATGCTCTTAGCTGTACACCCAACCAATCCGAATTTGGTTGTGGCGGGCGGCGTAAATCTCTATAAGTCTACGGATGCTTTTGCAACTCAAGGTAGTTTTATTGGTGGTCTCACTTCTACAACCTATACAGATCCCGATCTAACAAGCCATGTGGATTTTCATTCGTTTGCATTTCACCCAGGTACGCCCAACCGTTTTGTTACAGGACATGATGGAGGACTGAGTGTTACAAACGATATCACGGCTGGAACTATTAGTTGGAGTAATTTAAACGGCCAATATCAAACCCTCCAGTATTATCATGTTGCGATTGACCCAACCCCCGGTTCGCTTACTTTTGCCGGTGGTGCGCAGGATAATTCAACGACCTATCGTGACTCTAAAAGTTTATTGAGTGGATCTCCTTTACCTGCACCAACTGAAGCAAACGATCATTATGTTGTAATTGGGGGAGATGGTGGATCAGTTGGCCTGTCCGCAAGTACAACTACACAATATCTTTATGCAAGTGTTCAGGAAGGAGCTTTATATCGTCTTTTTGCAAATGGTTTAGGCAGCACTCAATCCAGCTCAATTGCTCCGTCGGGTTCACCGGGAAGTGAGTTTATTACCTATTTTCATCATGATCCTGACAACACAAATACCATTTATTATGCTGGGTTAAATACGCTTTGGCGCACCACCAGTGCAACTACAGCAAGCGCCGCAGGTGGGTGGACCCAGATGACAGGAGTAAGCAATCTTGTGGGAGTGGGAAACAGCATATTTGCTTTGGCAACTTCACGAGGTACATATGCCAGTAACAGTAGCTATCTTTTTATTGGAACCGATAATGGAAAAATTTATCGTTTACAAAATCCAAAAGATGGTGCAGCTTCCACAACGCCAGTTGACATTTCTCCTCTTTCTTTTTTGGGTATGACAAATGAGTCGCTTGTACGAGACATTGCAGTAAACCCACGCAATCCTGATACAGTACTTGCAGTGGTATCGAACTATGGTGTAGTAAGTGCCTTTTGGACCGGAAATGCTTTGTCTGCTTCTCCTACCTGGGAGGTAGCAGAAGGAAATATCAGTTTGCCTTCTTTCAGATCCTGCGCCATTGTTGCAACTGCAACCGGCGTCGAGTATTACGTAGGTACATCAATTGGTTTATTCAGCACAACCACGATCAATGGTTCTGCCTCTCCAGTTTGGGCATTGGAAGGTTCCGCAGTACTGCAAGGTGCAATTGTGAATGACCTTGCTTTACGCCCCGCTGACAATACGCTGCTGGTTGGTACCCACGGTAATGGTATGTTTTACAGTGTTATCGGCAATGTGGCAACTTCTGTTCCGGACGTGATCACAAATGACAAACGTTTTATCACATCTGTATTTCCAACCATCGCCAGCAATAATATTTATTTCCGGAAGGGGAATTTAACAGGTATTCAAACCATCAATATTCGAATTACGAGCACCAATGGACAAGTGGTAGCCCAACAACGGCAAAGCTACCAGAACGGATCTCTTTCAACACGGCAGTTAGCCAGCGGTAATTATGTTTTGGAGATATGGAGTGATGACAGAAAATATAAACATGTACAACAATTTGTGAAATCGAAATAA
- a CDS encoding energy transducer TonB: MKSEQILTADLLDILFENRNKAYGAYSIRKAYPSHLKKAMATMLLLVGVASVIVMSQPKKPVDRAVTIHLKPDHEFDKVKEIEKPKEKKTEERTVAEQPPTKPDFVPKIVDDDKVVNEVPDRTDTAKYNPGPIEDPGTPGGEELIQANKGAEINITPTPPQTPAPEEPAIVEHPDENPEFPGGMAAWTKYLQRMLRVPDELESGDRKTVRVKFVVNLNGEVTDVVISQSAGKEFDKEVLRVIGHMPKWKPGKQRGKPVASYFTQPVTFTAPEE, translated from the coding sequence ATGAAAAGCGAACAAATTCTTACCGCCGATCTGTTGGATATTTTATTTGAAAACAGAAACAAAGCATATGGTGCTTATTCCATCCGAAAGGCTTATCCGTCACATTTGAAAAAGGCGATGGCAACTATGTTGCTGTTGGTAGGTGTTGCCTCCGTGATTGTAATGAGTCAGCCAAAAAAACCGGTTGACAGAGCTGTTACAATTCATCTGAAGCCCGATCACGAATTTGATAAAGTAAAAGAAATTGAAAAGCCAAAGGAGAAAAAAACAGAGGAACGAACTGTGGCCGAACAGCCTCCTACAAAGCCCGACTTTGTGCCGAAAATTGTGGATGATGATAAGGTTGTAAATGAAGTGCCGGATAGAACCGATACAGCCAAATATAATCCCGGACCAATTGAAGACCCTGGTACACCTGGTGGAGAAGAGTTGATTCAGGCCAATAAGGGAGCTGAAATAAATATCACTCCCACACCACCCCAAACACCCGCCCCTGAAGAACCAGCTATCGTCGAGCATCCCGATGAAAACCCTGAGTTCCCCGGTGGCATGGCTGCCTGGACAAAATACCTGCAGCGGATGCTTCGTGTACCCGACGAACTGGAATCGGGCGACCGCAAAACCGTTCGGGTGAAATTTGTTGTGAATTTAAACGGTGAAGTAACAGACGTTGTGATTAGCCAAAGTGCAGGCAAAGAGTTCGACAAAGAAGTGCTGCGGGTAATTGGCCATATGCCCAAATGGAAACCTGGAAAACAACGTGGTAAACCAGTAGCCTCGTATTTTACACAACCGGTAACCTTTACAGCACCTGAAGAATAA
- a CDS encoding low molecular weight protein-tyrosine-phosphatase has product MRILMVCLGNICRSPLAEGVLQHKAWKAGLQWSVESAGTGAWHAGEPPHHLSIKVAKLNGVDIGNQRARQFVKDDFLNYDFIYVMDSSNYIDVKQMSGKLWQEEKVDLLLNELYPGENRAVPDPWYGKEDGYHKVYEMIDKACEKIIQKHLIGNTKYEVRSTK; this is encoded by the coding sequence ATGCGTATTTTAATGGTTTGTTTGGGAAATATTTGCAGAAGTCCGTTGGCAGAAGGTGTGCTGCAACACAAAGCATGGAAAGCAGGGTTACAGTGGAGTGTGGAAAGTGCGGGTACAGGAGCATGGCATGCAGGTGAGCCACCGCATCATTTAAGCATAAAAGTGGCAAAGCTGAATGGTGTTGATATCGGTAACCAACGTGCACGGCAATTTGTGAAAGATGATTTTCTGAACTACGATTTTATTTATGTAATGGACAGCAGCAATTACATCGATGTAAAACAAATGAGCGGCAAGTTGTGGCAAGAAGAAAAAGTAGATCTGCTGTTGAATGAATTATATCCCGGTGAAAACAGAGCAGTTCCTGATCCGTGGTACGGTAAAGAGGATGGCTATCACAAAGTGTATGAAATGATTGATAAGGCATGTGAGAAAATAATACAGAAGCACCTTATAGGAAATACGAAGTATGAGGTAAGAAGTACGAAGTAA
- a CDS encoding 6-bladed beta-propeller, which produces MKHVLVALFLLITDLLAGQTPKTLYFDPASTVGAPASRLFENITYIPLETTKQSLFGQISRLVVTQQYFIIFDFDTQGLYFFDKTGKFIKKYKDDKYTIASMQLMEKENALYLLQINRNYRPTEQERDELVRNPFSKSSMKYGRSVFYSLADIAKEQITVIPDFTIAMTNPNYFAPNHWAYSMVLADKSAKDSVDYELKLSDGSKTTGAYFPFAKRTSSYLADPGNIEFYTTGKPGTLFFTRPYYYTIYQLTFDSVTPLYNFVLPFENTVPKTFFTTDFSRNELRSYKQLNPAYVWRINGIVPIHNYLFFSLDYQKRDRRFLFDKNSNRFYNVNKISADSANAFLPVMGWGIQYHDNTTLYSSISSDAMFRSRDAEKHRNPVYTDVLNTYFEKSKPSSNPVIIILKPSAKTK; this is translated from the coding sequence ATGAAGCATGTACTTGTGGCCCTTTTTTTATTGATTACGGATCTACTCGCAGGGCAAACACCTAAAACACTTTATTTCGATCCGGCTTCCACCGTGGGTGCCCCGGCATCAAGGTTGTTTGAAAACATCACGTATATACCGCTTGAAACAACCAAACAAAGCCTCTTCGGACAAATCAGCCGGTTGGTGGTAACGCAGCAGTATTTCATCATTTTTGATTTCGATACACAGGGCCTTTATTTTTTCGATAAGACCGGGAAGTTTATTAAAAAGTATAAAGATGATAAATACACGATTGCATCGATGCAATTGATGGAAAAAGAGAATGCCCTTTATTTGTTGCAGATCAACCGAAACTACCGGCCAACTGAACAGGAACGTGATGAACTTGTTCGAAATCCGTTTTCAAAAAGCAGTATGAAATACGGACGATCGGTTTTTTATAGCCTGGCTGATATTGCGAAAGAGCAGATCACGGTAATTCCTGATTTTACAATTGCAATGACCAACCCCAATTACTTTGCTCCCAATCATTGGGCTTACAGTATGGTACTGGCCGATAAAAGCGCAAAAGATTCTGTTGACTATGAATTAAAACTATCTGATGGCAGCAAAACAACGGGTGCTTATTTTCCATTTGCCAAACGCACATCATCTTATTTAGCTGATCCGGGAAATATTGAATTTTATACTACCGGCAAACCGGGTACATTGTTCTTTACAAGGCCTTATTATTATACTATTTATCAATTAACTTTTGACAGCGTAACACCACTCTACAATTTTGTATTGCCATTTGAGAATACAGTGCCCAAAACTTTTTTTACAACTGATTTCAGTCGAAACGAATTGCGTAGTTACAAGCAATTAAATCCGGCATATGTTTGGCGCATCAATGGCATTGTACCAATTCATAACTATTTATTTTTCTCACTGGATTATCAAAAACGTGACCGCCGTTTTTTGTTTGATAAAAACAGCAACCGCTTTTATAACGTCAATAAAATTTCGGCCGACAGTGCCAATGCGTTTCTGCCGGTAATGGGTTGGGGTATTCAGTACCACGACAATACAACTCTGTACAGCAGTATTTCTTCTGATGCAATGTTCCGTTCGAGAGATGCAGAAAAACACAGAAACCCTGTGTACACCGACGTATTGAATACTTATTTCGAAAAAAGTAAACCATCATCCAACCCTGTTATCATCATCCTGAAACCATCTGCAAAAACCAAATGA
- a CDS encoding acetyl-CoA C-acyltransferase — protein MNPVYIIDCLRTPIGRYGGALATVRPDDLLAHVIKALVHRNASIDVNAIEEVIAGAANQSGEDNRNVARMAALLAGLPVTVAGNTVNRLCASGLQAIMDSARAISNGDAELMIAGGVESMSRAPFVMPKQSDAFGRKTELYDTTLGWRFLNSRLSELYHPYSMGETAENVAKQWNISRLAQDQFALESQAKYAAAKVAGKWADEIIPVDAVQGKQVIVVEGDEHPRETSIEQLAKLKPAFANEGTVTAGNSSGINDGAAAMLLASEEAVKKYNLKPLAKIRSMAVAGVDPSVMGVGPVPATQKALLRAGLAVSDLDLIELNEAFASQSIACIHDLGLDIEKVNVNGGAIAIGHPLGCSGVRISTTLLHEMKRRKSKYGLATMCVGVGQGAAVIYEMNH, from the coding sequence ATGAACCCAGTTTACATTATCGATTGCCTCCGCACGCCCATCGGCAGATATGGTGGTGCTTTAGCTACAGTTCGCCCTGATGATCTGCTTGCTCATGTGATTAAGGCATTGGTACATCGCAATGCATCCATTGATGTAAATGCTATTGAAGAAGTGATCGCTGGCGCTGCTAATCAAAGTGGAGAAGATAATCGCAATGTGGCCCGAATGGCGGCGCTCCTTGCCGGCTTACCCGTAACGGTCGCCGGGAACACCGTAAATCGTTTATGTGCAAGTGGTTTGCAGGCGATCATGGATAGTGCAAGGGCTATTTCCAATGGAGATGCCGAATTGATGATTGCAGGTGGCGTTGAAAGTATGAGTCGTGCGCCATTTGTAATGCCGAAACAAAGCGATGCATTTGGCCGCAAAACAGAATTGTACGATACAACATTGGGCTGGCGGTTTTTGAATTCCCGTCTTTCTGAATTATATCATCCTTACAGCATGGGTGAAACGGCAGAAAATGTGGCGAAGCAGTGGAATATTTCACGGCTTGCTCAAGATCAATTTGCATTGGAAAGCCAGGCAAAATATGCAGCAGCGAAAGTGGCAGGCAAATGGGCCGATGAAATTATTCCAGTTGACGCTGTGCAGGGGAAGCAGGTAATCGTTGTAGAAGGTGATGAACATCCACGGGAAACAAGTATTGAACAACTGGCAAAATTAAAACCTGCTTTTGCAAACGAAGGAACGGTTACAGCAGGGAATTCAAGTGGCATCAATGATGGTGCGGCGGCAATGTTATTAGCCAGCGAAGAAGCGGTAAAGAAATATAACTTGAAACCGTTGGCGAAAATAAGATCAATGGCTGTGGCGGGAGTGGATCCATCCGTCATGGGTGTAGGTCCTGTACCGGCAACACAAAAAGCATTACTGCGTGCAGGGCTTGCCGTTAGTGATCTTGATCTGATCGAGCTAAATGAAGCGTTTGCTTCCCAAAGTATTGCTTGTATCCATGATCTTGGTCTTGATATCGAAAAAGTAAATGTAAATGGAGGCGCCATCGCAATTGGTCATCCGCTTGGTTGCAGCGGTGTGCGTATCTCTACCACATTGTTGCACGAAATGAAAAGAAGAAAAAGTAAATATGGATTGGCTACCATGTGTGTGGGAGTGGGGCAAGGTGCAGCAGTGATTTATGAAATGAATCATTAA
- the rlmN gene encoding 23S rRNA (adenine(2503)-C(2))-methyltransferase RlmN, with product MQVANERNIRHLSLEEITDFFESMGEKKFRAKQVYEWLWQKHAHSFADMTNLSKELRQKLGETFTLPALAVDATQYSADGTVKSRFRTHEGHLVEGVLIPTDERKTACVSSQIGCSLSCKFCATGYIDRKRNLNYDEIYDEVVLINQQSERVYEKKLTNIVFMGMGEPLLNYKNVLKAIEKITSPDGLGMSPRRITVSTAGVAKQIRQLGDDEVRFKLALSLHAATDEKRHEIMPINDTNNIKSLIEALNHFYKKTGNQITFEYILFKDFNDSLKDADDLIKIYRQVPADLINIIEYNPIDLAKFQKPEEEVTNKFMAYLEKHKVNARLRRSRGKDIDAACGQLANKEGINH from the coding sequence ATGCAAGTAGCGAACGAGCGAAATATCCGCCACTTAAGTCTTGAAGAAATCACGGATTTCTTCGAAAGCATGGGGGAAAAGAAATTCAGGGCAAAACAGGTGTATGAATGGCTTTGGCAGAAGCATGCCCACAGCTTTGCCGACATGACCAATCTCAGCAAAGAACTCCGTCAAAAACTCGGCGAAACATTTACACTTCCGGCATTAGCTGTTGATGCCACACAGTATTCTGCCGATGGAACGGTAAAGTCAAGATTCCGCACACATGAAGGTCATTTGGTGGAAGGTGTATTGATTCCAACCGACGAACGCAAAACAGCATGCGTTTCTTCACAGATAGGTTGTTCACTCAGTTGTAAATTTTGTGCTACCGGCTATATCGATCGGAAACGTAATTTGAATTATGATGAGATCTATGATGAAGTGGTACTCATCAATCAGCAAAGTGAGCGTGTGTATGAAAAGAAATTGACCAATATTGTGTTTATGGGTATGGGCGAGCCTTTGCTCAATTATAAAAATGTGTTGAAGGCCATTGAAAAAATCACTTCACCTGATGGGTTGGGCATGAGTCCACGCCGTATCACAGTATCAACTGCCGGTGTAGCAAAACAGATCAGACAATTGGGTGATGATGAAGTGCGTTTTAAACTGGCGTTAAGCTTACATGCGGCAACAGATGAGAAGCGTCATGAGATCATGCCCATCAATGATACCAACAACATCAAATCATTGATCGAAGCACTGAATCATTTCTATAAGAAAACAGGAAATCAGATAACGTTTGAATATATCCTCTTTAAAGATTTTAATGATTCATTGAAGGATGCAGATGATCTGATCAAAATTTACCGACAGGTGCCGGCCGACCTCATTAACATCATTGAATATAATCCAATCGACTTAGCGAAATTTCAAAAGCCAGAGGAAGAAGTGACGAATAAATTCATGGCTTATTTAGAAAAACACAAAGTAAATGCCCGTTTAAGAAGAAGCCGTGGGAAAGATATTGATGCCGCTTGCGGACAACTAGCAAATAAAGAAGGGATCAATCATTAA
- the hisS gene encoding histidine--tRNA ligase — translation MAKVNVSLPQGTRDFGADVVRKRNYIFNTIKSVFELYGFEPLETPAMENLDTLMGKYGEEGDKLIFKILNNGLDNPAKQQQTKDEFEKILAGKNSSAITERALKYDLTIPFARYVAMNHNQLTMPFKRYQVQPVWRADRPQKGRYREFYQCDADVVGSKSLLNEVELTNIYATVFQKLGVDVEIKINSRKILAALAEVCGGSEKMVDITIAIDKLDKIGLEKVKEELAHRGLTVEQITIIEKYLLITGSNEEKLQQIKSLLGETELGKQGIEELETVSLQSAIGNLQFDFTLARGLNYYTGIIFEVKATNVQMGSIGGGGRYDDLTGLFGVPNIPGVGISFGVDRIYDVMEELKLFPAGVHTGTKILFFNLGDAESKKAFELMQQLRSKGIACELFHENSKFDKQFKYAEKKQIPFIVIIGTKELESGTCNVKDLSSGLQETLRFEELLTKFS, via the coding sequence ATGGCAAAGGTGAATGTATCACTACCGCAAGGTACAAGAGATTTTGGAGCAGATGTTGTTCGCAAACGCAATTACATTTTTAATACCATCAAATCTGTTTTTGAATTATATGGTTTTGAACCATTGGAAACCCCTGCCATGGAAAATCTTGATACGTTGATGGGCAAGTATGGTGAGGAAGGAGATAAACTGATCTTCAAAATTTTGAACAATGGTTTAGATAATCCTGCCAAACAACAACAAACGAAAGATGAATTTGAAAAAATACTTGCCGGCAAAAATTCAAGTGCAATTACTGAACGTGCTTTGAAATATGATCTTACAATTCCGTTTGCACGTTATGTAGCCATGAATCACAATCAACTCACGATGCCGTTCAAACGCTATCAGGTGCAGCCGGTTTGGAGGGCTGATCGTCCGCAGAAAGGACGTTACCGTGAGTTTTATCAATGTGATGCGGATGTGGTGGGCAGTAAATCATTGTTAAATGAAGTGGAGCTGACCAATATATACGCTACTGTTTTTCAAAAGCTCGGGGTTGATGTAGAAATAAAGATCAACAGCCGGAAAATTTTAGCTGCATTAGCTGAAGTATGTGGTGGCAGCGAAAAGATGGTAGATATTACAATCGCCATTGACAAGTTGGATAAGATCGGTTTAGAAAAAGTAAAAGAAGAATTGGCACACCGTGGATTAACTGTTGAGCAGATTACCATCATTGAAAAATATTTACTCATCACAGGTAGTAATGAAGAAAAACTGCAACAGATCAAATCATTGCTGGGTGAAACGGAACTAGGTAAGCAGGGCATTGAAGAATTGGAAACTGTTAGTCTGCAATCAGCAATTGGCAATCTGCAATTCGACTTTACCCTTGCTCGTGGATTAAATTATTATACCGGTATCATCTTCGAAGTAAAAGCAACGAATGTACAGATGGGAAGTATTGGCGGCGGCGGCCGTTACGACGATCTTACGGGATTATTTGGTGTACCCAATATTCCTGGTGTTGGTATTTCGTTTGGCGTTGATCGCATTTACGATGTAATGGAAGAATTAAAACTCTTCCCGGCAGGCGTACATACTGGTACAAAAATTTTGTTTTTCAATCTGGGAGATGCGGAAAGCAAAAAAGCATTTGAGCTGATGCAGCAACTCCGCAGCAAAGGCATTGCCTGCGAACTGTTTCACGAGAACAGCAAATTCGATAAGCAATTCAAGTATGCCGAGAAAAAACAAATTCCGTTTATTGTGATCATTGGCACCAAAGAACTGGAGAGCGGCACCTGCAATGTAAAGGACCTTTCATCAGGTTTACAGGAAACCTTACGCTTCGAAGAATTGCTGACGAAGTTTTCTTAA